TAATTGGTACAACATCTAGTACGGTATTTAAAACATTGGCCGTAGGCCCATTGCTTCGCCAGGCCCCTTGAGCCCCATGAATGCCAGCTCGAGCCTAGAAAGGCGCCCCCTTGGTAGCCCCAGGGTGGGTCCTAGACCCGTACGAGTTGGGTGGGCTTCAGACCAGTGCGAGTCGGGAGTAATCATTAATATTGAGATGTGACGTTGCAAAAGGGCTCAGGAAACCATAAtcggaaaaaaaggaaaaatatggcATCTGGCAATTCTGCCAGAGACCCACACCGCATTAAATGACTGACACCAAGGAAACCACGCTGCATTAAATGCAGTATGGCGGTGGAGACTCCAAGGAGAGGCGTCCTTTTGTCCCTGAACACAAGACTTGGCTCTCCTAACCTGGAGGACCTAACATAAAATGGTCACCCAGAACTGCAAGGTAAGGAGAGGATGACTTCAAGTCTATTGTCAATTATACACaaatgttgtcttcttctttGGGGTTTGGCTTGAGTATTAGTTATACAGGAAACAAGGAGTTGAAGTTCAGTGTAATTTTTGAGTATTTTGGGTAGTTTTGAGATTAGTGtatttttggttgtttttctcaggcttttttgggtcattaggggcACTTTATTATGAGTTATGtattttcttgtatacgttcaGTGTACTTGATTactcattttgatatattaaatatttttacttataaaaaaaatgttttcttattctttaaaatatttttttatctcttttctaTACTAACATTGGCATCGGAGGTTCCCCGGGCCATCGAAGGGCCACCCCTCTCCCGCCCCAAGACTTGCCACTAGTGAAAATCCGCGCCACTAAGCAATCCAGCCCAAGGGAGTATGAAACATGATGTTAACATTGTGTATCTTGGCCAGGACTCTAATAATTTTGTAGAAATAAGAAGTTTACTGGAGGAGTTAAGAGGTGTTGTCAGTTTGGTTTTTATCGGGTTCATATTGAGACAAACTCTCAAATTCTTCTTAATTGGATTACTAGGAGAAACTGTAATATTTGGTATCTTGAGGACTTTTGGGATGAGTTTCAAGACTATCTTGATTGTCTGGAGTATTGAGTGAACTATATTTATCGTGAAGGTAATGTAGTAGTTAATTTCCTTGCTAAGCAGGGTTCTGAGGGTCTAAATATAGATTGGATCTGTGATATGGATACATTACCCAGTCATTTAAGAGGCCTCCTTCACATGGACAAATTGAGTTTTCCTTATTCGAAGTAAGGTATTCGTCCTTTTTTCTATTGTTTGCTTTGGTATTATATTATCTGGTGAGcagttgttttttcttttgcagGTGGGTTTTTTTCTTCGTGTTGTTTTTGTTCtagttgttttgtattttgtctgCTTCAGagtattttgtttaattttgataCATGGGTTTTGGTCCTTTTGCTCATTTTGTAACTCCCAGGTGTCTAATTATAGTAATGGTTTTCCTCCGTCAAAAGTGagggctatcaataaaattgaagtactgtcatcttttttaaaaaataaataaataaataagctaaAGCAATGGAGTTCGTTAGAAATCTCTGCCTGATTGGGGAGAAGGAAAGTGATTTGGCACCAACTTGTATAAGTAGTTGCACCtatatttaatttgttgttgGGTCTGCCTCTAGAAAATGTTGGAACCAGTCATAATCAAACTAAGGTTGGTTGCTCATAATTATTTTGAGCTGATCATGAGGCTAGCTACCACTCATGAAGATCCACCAAGCCAGGCAATCTAGCTTGTAAACTTTTTAAGTTGTGATCATATGCTAACATATAACTGGTTCTGTGACATAATGCTACTGATTCGGCCAGTTTCTAATTAATACGCATATATAGTTGGTATTTAACCTAAAACACTTCACAAGAGATCAACCAATGGCTAACCAATTACATTGCTAAGATCAATTTCGTGGGAACAGATCAACACAAGATCGAAAATACGTACCCAATTGTTTGTTCGATCTgataaaaaacaatatttagGTCTCTAACTAAAgaataatttatcattttggtGAGTGTCAAAATCAACAAATTAAACAAAGAATAGGAGTGTTATCTCATTTGATTATACTGTCATCATGTgtacatatataaatgaaaaggtCGCGCATAAAGCTGGCCTGGTCGTCGCGGGGCTTTTGTCGGGGCTTGGGCGATGATCTGAAGGCCTCATGTACAGTACTCGATAATTTTGGTGTTATTCTGTCACTAATTAGGTAATTgggtattattattattattatttttttttttaaattttggttgttttatggttggaaCTAATTGGGACTTTTGATCTTCAGCAATGCCAAAGCCACAGATGCATGGGATCTCAGCcgtgcaaatatatatatatttttatatatatttttacttaatgattaaagaagtattttttaataatattgtaaattttttaaaaaatatttaaaaaatacatcaaaaaaattaCACTGTCAGGCTCCTAGTCGGTCAGGATCCCCACGTGTGGCTGTAGAGCTactcttttatttatctttcatGGTGCAAGCATCTTGTCGATCATTACAATTGTTCGGCCACGTACAGTAATCATATTGTTATACGGTTTACTTggttatatattcattttaaccacTTAGTCCAGCTTGATCATTCTAAGCATCATCCATTTATACTGCACGTACacgtatatataaattaatacatgccagaaatatttttaagaacaaCTCCATAAAAATTAATGGCAATTAATTAGCACATGATCCCGTCCAGCTTGCAGGATGTTCTCATGATATATTCCGAACACagtacttaaaattaaactttttgatGGAAATTGAAAATACAGTTAGAAgagtttaattatataattatatgactCAATATAAATTATGATCGCACATAGACTAGCACCCAGTACTTATAGACATTTATAAATTCAAAGAAACGGTAGAGGCAAGTTGAATTCTTTGTGGTTAcgatgatataatatataaaaaaataataatagttgcAGTCGTGAGTGTGCGAgcgaattattttaaaaaatgaataaatgcagggttcacatgaaaagaaattaattttttaataatagactcctactctttttcaaaattattacaTGGTATTTGTGCATTCCacgattatatgtaatattacttctatacatacatatatatatatatatatacacgcagGCATAAGTTTATTTGTCGGTCTCTCTATGTGAATACGTAATATGAACATATGCATTCTATATATGAAGTAGAGGTGAGAGGAATTAACattatattgttttatggtACTCTTCCATTAACGGAGAATATAGAGTTTGATACGTAGTGTGCCCTAAATATGTGAAGAAACTCTGCAGTGTCAAGAGGAGAAATGTAGGTGGCATTCTCATTGACACTTCTCATTGAAACTCTGCAGTGTCAATAGGAGAAATGTAGGTAGGTGGCATTCTCATTGAGTTCCAAAATAAGCAGACTCTTTGACATTATGCATCACGTAGCGCGCGCGGATGGTCTGCCTGGCCTGGAGTCCATTGCAAGTCGTtattaattctatatatattgagTTGTTCATATTGCCTTTTTCTTCTCATGATATGATGTCACTGCTTAcacaaaatcatttcattaatcGAAACATATAAACCTTTTGAACTGCAGAGAGAATTTTTCGTCATCTTCAACGATTTTCCAGGCTACATGCAGCTTCTTTGAAGCTTCTCCTTCTGTTTTTTTACATCGGTGGGAAACTTTTTCAGGCATCATTCTAGATACAAGAAACCTTGATATGACACGGGAAACTTTTTTCTATCCAGTCCCGATGTGACACATGTTGCATATATCACCTGGATCATGCATTCAGATTCatgcacctctctctctctctctctctctctctctctctgtggattAATCAAAGAGTCATTAATGTTGTTTCTTTAAGAAGACTTTTATATTTGACTGCTATCAtctgctttattttatttaatacgtTTATATAAcacgggttttttttttaaaaatttttatttaataatatttcactaTATTGTGAACATAAGAAAGAAATGATCTTCCAAGTAGAATCAATTGGGGGTATTGGTcccataattaatatatattgctgaaGAATTACTCAATTTGAAGAGAGAATTGATTGGAGGATCGACTAACTTTGTCAATGGACTTTTAATTAAAGTGTCATGTGCATGTAGAGGTATTGCCTAAATCCTGATCTAGAAGCTCCAAATCATATCAATTGGCTGGATTTATAAAGTTGGGCTACCAAACAAAGTTAGAAAGAAAGTCAAGATCATGAAAATTAGTGATTTGATAATCCGACTTTTGTAACAACTGTATATGTCTGGCATCAACTTATAAATTGCAAGTGATTGTGTCGGTAAGCTATACAGCTTTGACCTAAGAGGAAAGTACTAATTTCTTACTACTtttatatgttttgtttttaaaaagtaaaatcatCTTGCTGAATAACATGAAACACAACCAATATCACTTCAGAAGTTCTTTgattcttttgttcttttctttactTGGCTGCATGCGGATTAATGTCAAGCGATGGGTCGGTATGAGCACTTGAAAGTAGAGCCCtagcttcttcttttcttctcagaAAGTAGGAcatttatagataaattaaCATATACAATATACAAGTAGAGTCctagctagatatatatatatatatatatatatatagataattttatccGTCATCTCTGTCTTGTTAATTAAACATTTTGAAACAGTAAACAAGAGTGATGTGTTGTAACTTCGAACACGGATTTCATGATGTCATGTTTTTAGTAGCTACTGAGCATGAAATCAACAGTACTGACGAAAACACTAGTATCAGAAGATTTTGTTATATGCATTCATGCTATCAATCATGACAGAATTGATTTGGcccaaaagaattttataaaaataaatgtacaaATTCATACGGtttgatataaaatatcatattataaaattattttttagattaaaatagatctaatgtattatatgaatatatattaatttataagtttactttataaaatctatctgtagttatatatttttctaatcataatatataatgagcacacataaaaaattaggttttggTGATCTACCCGCATATTGCAAGCTAAATTTTTCTACTTTAGAAGCTAatgatcacatatatatataaataatataaagggCTTTCTAGCTAGGTTTAGCAATCCCTAATTAAGGGGACAGTAAAATATTGCTTGGATAGTTGGATGCCCCTAATGTTCactcttccttctcttcttcagcTTATTGGTAAAAActttatgaaataaatataatttactaGGACTAGGTGAAAATGGCCATTCGTGCATCCTACCTGACCCGCATGGTATCCAAGAGACAATTTGCCCCATTACACAGGCGAGCGGGGCGGGTAGATATCTACCCACCTGCTCTACCCAACCTATAAATAAGAATACCCCTAATTTCTAGTCCGGCCACATGACCTTTAAACCACGCTGAGCATGTGACTCAAGGTCATTGAGCTTGGCTATGACGACAATCGATTCTTTTGAGGGATGCTACGTCAGCATATGTTGACAACTAGGTGGGACGCATTCTGTTGATGATCGACATTTGTTGGTGGCTAGGTGGAGCACATTTGGGTGGCGGTCGTAGGCCGATCTACCCGATCGACACTAGGGTAGGGCCATCCGTCCATGCGGGATGGGGTCGAGGATCGGGTCCAACAGAAGGCCACCCCCCATACCAATAGGTATGTGGGTGGGGTGGCCGACTGCCCACCCGTATAGGGCAGGGAGCAAGCCTACATTTTACACACTCAAACTACCAAACACTTTACATCCTACGCTATAAATTATTGATACTTTACACTATCCATAAACATATGATCACGAAGATTATGCCACTATCACCCATTTTCATTAACTTTAATAGTCATATTTAATTTTCCTAGACAGTGAGTTTCACCTTAGCAGCTTCTTGATATCTCCTGTATTTTTAATTTGACCCGAGAGGGCAGATCGAGACAACTCTCTGTCCACTAAATTGCCTACTCCTACGCCTAAAATATTGTGTCCAATAGTAGATACAATTAATGGGCGGGCGTGGACCAGTTTCAACTATTATGTCTTCAATCTCCCCAagcaaggtttaaaaagttaAGAGCACACGATGAATGAGCTAGCCACTTTGAGTATATACATCGTGCTTCCCAACTGATCCGTACCGCATCGACCGTGCTTTCACAACTATAAACTTCCATGTTAATGCTTTCCGAGATTGAAACTATATATTTCCCAAAAAAATCACTGAGTTTTCAGTACTGTTTGgttgaaatataaaaatcagGAGTTTAGTTGGTATCATAAATCCTCCTTTACTACCTCACCCAAAACATCAACCTAAACCCATAAAATGGTGGATGAAAAAAGGAGCAAAGTTGGAATCTGCCGCACACTACGGCCTACAACTCCTGAGAAAATCcagaatttgaataaaaaaactaaaccaAACCAGTGGAGACTTGTGTATAGGTGCCATTGTCTTATATCTTCCTCGTCTCTCACTGATCTTTCTCCTCTCAGTTCATCATCAAGATCGTCTCcttcaacaaaaacaaaatcccGACCCAACTTTCACTAACAGCCGCTTTAGTAGTAAGTTCTTAGACTGCATGGGATTTTAAATCTCCAGCAGCTCAAGTTCTTGATCTGAGATTCAATGAGCTTAAAAGAATTGAGTCAATAGAGAGGGAGATGTTCAACAAGCCATTATATGCAGTCAATCCCAATCGTTTTAGGTTTGATTTGCCAGAAAATCTTGGTTAACATGATATCTTAATTATTTGTCGATCATCTTGTTTTGGCCCTAAAGTGAGCCCCAAAAACATCATGTCCCCTCAGGGATCAGCTCGTTATGATGAACATTCGCTAACAGAGCTTGGGTTACTCGAGAATTTGTCTCAGGAACTTTACCCTTCTAGCTAGTATGACTTCTTCATTATTTCTGGTCGAGGGTCCACTTTCATGAAGGACTTGCAATGGCGACAACATTGTTCCAGCGTTTGAGTAGGTGCTCCCCAACAATGGAGTTGGGGATGATCATTTAATTTACTATCCTTCTATACATCTATACATAGAAGTTATAGGATATATAAGGCCTTCATGATGATCTATACAACCATATTAGCAACATCCATGCAATATACTTCAAAAGGACCAATTATCACCATTACCGCTCCCTTGTTTACATAAGCTAGCTTCATATAACACAGACAAATCATGGGACTTGGATCTTAACACTTTTCTATCCACATTTGGATCTGATACACATTGATCAAGTTCTGGTGACTTTCATTTGGATTGTTACATGATCTAAATGAGAGCGAAAGCGCCCTTTCTTTAAACAATATCTCcatttatggaaaaaaaaaatctgtattGGTTATTTGAGTAATATGACTGGAACTATCTCAAATTGACTTCATTTTGGAGTATTCCGTCTTCCCAATATCTTTCGTGGACAACTAGTACTTTCTGTCTAATAATGTCGGACAACcttcataaaattaaagaaaagaaagaaccaTGTGTGTACAATATGAGTGTGATTTTCATCAATGTCTAATCCCAAAGTAGTGGGAGTCTGagatatgcatatatatatacatatatatatactgaacAAAGTCACAGATAGTGCCCCGGTAAATGGAAAAACAAGTTCATGAAAGGATTGATTTGGATTGGTACGATTTGTTGCGATATGGGACTATACATAAGTGATCATCAAAATAGCTTCAATCGATCCACCAGAGAAACCCATTATGTAGAAAGTCCTGGGCATGCAATTTAAATTTTGCTTGTTCTTGTTGGATCTATATGATAAGATGTGCTTTCACTGCTCTGACTGATATTTCAGACATGAAGAAACAAATAAGAGAAAGAAGCCACATGATTTTGATGCCCTGCTGACCGCTAGATTCAAGCAAGTCACAGCCAAAACGTCAAAGCACGTTTCCTACTTTACCATCTTTTAATTCGTGGAGGATTATTCAGGGTGTATTGTGAAAGCTACAATTCAACCCATGTGTtggaaagagaaataataagcATAGAAGAGTAGTACCTTTTAAGTTATAATTAAAAAGTCGAGAAAAAAGTTAGCGTGGGGGAGAGACTAGTGTATATGGGATCGACTCGATCGATTTATATATCTAAAGAAGAGCGCGCGCACCGAAAGACCAAAGTGCCAGGAGAATTGAACCCAAGTGCAGCACTGTAACAATAGTTTCCCCTGCAGTTAACTTTCATGCGCCCGTCCTATGATTCCTCAACTGCATCCTCCATAAATTCAGTCCCAAAAtcatagaaaaataattaaatggaACTAGAAGAGTagaattaattattaaagaacAACCATAGATGTGAAAGAAcacatcagaaaaaaaaaaaatatgtatgagAAAGAACAGTCAGCTTGGAAGTGTAAACAAGTCTGAGTGAGATCCTGACAGCATATTCTCTGCTGGAACAAATTTACACTGCCCATGTACAACGCTGCTAGCTATTGCGGCGGCGCAAAGTACCTCAAATTCTCAAAAGCAGAATCTCGTAGTTGTGGCAATCCTTGTTGGCAACCTTCGTAGTGATCAGAAACCAAAGGGGGATAAACAAAAGAGTTTATATCTCCCCAACTCGCGCTTTCTCCAGAAGTACTGGTACTAGTCCCAGTGCTCGCATTCACCATCTCCATTCCATAAAGCCCCTCCAACCCATCTAATTGTGGTGGGTTGTCATATCCCAATTCACAAAGCTCGCTTGGGAAACTTTCAAGCCTTTGAAACATGTTATGAAATTGAGTACAAGTACTGTCAATGGAATTCACGATCGCTGCTGAAGTAGGAATACTCAATGAGTTCACATAAAGTTGATCTTGAGACGAGGATATAATATCAACGGGGTATTGAAAATTAGTGGTGTTTGGTTGCTGATTATCTGGAAATTTTCCTCCTAGTTTTATCAGCAAGCTCCTTATTGCTTGGTCCTCCAGGGTAGGGTCTTGGGTTGAACCCATTACTGGCACTGCCACAGGTAGCTCTGCAGACCAGTACGGGGTCTGGTTCATGACCCCAGAAACCATAAAGGCCTCACAGCTCTCTCTCTTCATCTCTTGCTTCAGGCTGTTCGCTCGCCGAGCTTGAGCCTGTTGCTCTTTGCGCTGCCTGCCGAGGAGCTTCTTCTTCAGCCTTGTGTTCCAGTAGTTCTTTATATCATTATCAGTTCGTCCAGGCAATTGCCCTGCGATGATGGACCACCTGCATACACCAAGATGATCTTTGCTTATTCGGAGTCCCCATGATCTTATCACTGAGAAAAGGGCTATAAGATGTTGCCTGAACAAGAACAAGAGCAATTACCTGCTTCCTATATTTAGGTAGAGATTACAAATAACGttgtcttcttcctctgaaaACCCACCATGCTTAATGTTTGGCCGGAGATAATTCAACCATCTAAGGCGACAGCTCTTCCCGCATCTCTTAAGGCCTGAAGGCAACACggaaatatgcaaattaattatCATAAGTTCATCTGGGTTTTGATTCACGGAAGAGAAGTACTGGAAATTATAAGATGTAAAGAGGTTTTCATCGAATATTTGTTAGTACCTATCTTTTGGGGCAAAGCTATCCAGTTACCGCCTGTGCCATGCTGCTCGATGTAAGACTTGAGTTTGGTATCTTCCTCAGGCGACCATGGGCCTTTCTTGACGTTGGTCTTGTCACAGCAAGGAGCTCTTCCCATGTTTTGATTTCTGTGGGTTGATAAGAGgtgtttttcttctctctcaggTATAATTAAACTGCTTCAATCCGCTTTATTATAACTTGACgatgatagtgataatataatgcaatatatataaaaccaatgaagacagagagagaatggagaagGGAGACTATAATGGCTGGAGGAGGACTTGAGACATGGCACGGTCACAGGATTTCAAAAGGCAAATGAGCAAAAGGTGAGAATTTATGaattaaataatgaaataatttgtaaacgCCAGAATAGGAGACCAGGGTTTTTCTCGTTTGTCTTTCATAATCCAGAATCAAGACATATGTCCGCCATCCTCCTTGACTCTTTCTTCTgatcttctctctctcatcaatgTCTGCTATATacaatatctttttattttgtatataatGATGATTGTGATAGTGCATTAAGTGGACCCGACCAGATGGTTGAAGAGATTAGACATCAGATTGTCCAATATCGATCAGTAGCTCAGATAGATGGAATCCTGGATGGAGGCCGGGGAGGCTAGACGTGTTCACActtgagagagaatattttgaTATCATGGATGTCCTATGAAGAAACTGCTCCAAAGCAAACCAATGAGTAGAGAGGAGATGTTGATTAATCATGGATGACAGATAGATCAGTTGTTTACAATTGGTCTTGtttctttcaattctttttctatttgGAGTCAAAGGCATGATGCATGCAGCTAATTCATTGAGggtaattaaaatttaaaatactagATATTACAAGCTGTACTCTtctgtaaaatttaaataactaaTCTTGAGATCACTTATataaatagaaagaaataattcTCTTAGATAACAATTAATTTGTTCGACCAATGCTAGCCTTAGTACTActgtatatatgtaaataacaTTATTAATTCGAGTCAAAATCAAACTTCTAAGAAAATTAGGAAATCTTGAAATTAACAGAGTTGTCCAAATAGGCAAAAATTGGCAACAAATACTGCCAAACTAAAGGGTTTGATCATCAGGTGAGTCTTGCAAAGTCTCGACCAGTATTATCTGATGATGAGTGCTCGTTTCAATTTGGATTGTTCAATTATATTAgaagaaaaatgagtatttatgATGAATTATTTAAGACACGAATTGATATACTCATTTTgacaataaatataattattttaacaaagAATAAATAGTCACAAATAAACAGTTTTCTTGTAATAATACATTTTTAAGCAATATGAGTCCCTCAAGCTTCTGATCTATCGAATTATGGGCAATCCAAACTATTCATATATCCTCCAAAGCatgtctttttttaattaatcccCACGAAAAGGAACAAGTACTGCTTGacacaatatatatagtatatatatatatatatatctcttgtTGTGGCATGCATGGAAGATTTAAGCAGCAAACATTAGATTCTTCTTCTAATTAACGATCTCAAAGAACGGTCTGATCTCCCTAGCTCACAGCTAGCTTAGTAGAAATTGGTCATTATCAATACAACCACACAAAATCCCCAACCACAAACTCTACAATCCATCTACCAGCTTGCAATTAATAGTACGTTGAATCTTCAAACACTTGATAGGCGTTGTTTTATCGACCTACTGGCTTCCGTGTACCAAAATAACTCTAATCCCACCTTAGCATCATTGCGCGCATTGTAATATAAAGGtctaatatatacatatataagaaAAACGAATATTAGCGACGATTTATTGGCGACTATTTATGATGagataattggatcgttttaacaaaaaataatcattttcatcacaaataaCTAACCATTTATAAGCTTCTAAGATAATTCGGAGTGTAATTCCATAAAAgtaatttgataattttgagctgcaaaatgaaattattaaccaaaaaggcaaaaaaaaaaaaaaaatcaacaaacaaaaattaatagtGAGAAGCTtcttaagaaatatatatatatatatatatagaagtggAGAAGCTGTCAATTAGTATGGTAGTAGTACTAATGCAATCATGTGGAAATGATGAGGGACTTTTTTCGTTATAGTAGGTGACCAAATCGCCACTAACAGGAAATTACCTTGATGTTGCCTGCATGAGTTGTGTCGTACGTACGTGCTGATGCTTTCAATGCatcaccaaaacaaaaaacataatttataacaaaactttcaaattacACCAACAATAATGGAAACCTTTTTcataaatacttatttaatataaCCCGAGGGAGGTCCACTTTATATAATACATTTCTCCTTTTAGGGTAAAGACTTCTTGGCCTCAACCAATTATACATAAAGCACATGCAATTTGGGACcccatattttatataattaagatGTAATTTGCAGCCTTGCTAGAGTTACCTCATGAATTGCATCACCAATTAGACCTTCTTTATGATCTATTTGTTTATTATGAGTTTTCATATTAATTCCATTGTCctactttttttctctctttttccatttcaaagaattcaaagtTGGAGAGCATGTTTTGATTTGTTGTAAACACGTCTAGAGAGCCGAGTATGAAATATCGAAAAaagatatattcatattttggtTTGAATTTAAGAGTCTTAAATAGGAGAGAGATATACACATAAAGtaaa
This genomic window from Carya illinoinensis cultivar Pawnee chromosome 7, C.illinoinensisPawnee_v1, whole genome shotgun sequence contains:
- the LOC122315199 gene encoding transcription factor RAX3-like, which codes for MGRAPCCDKTNVKKGPWSPEEDTKLKSYIEQHGTGGNWIALPQKIGLKRCGKSCRLRWLNYLRPNIKHGGFSEEEDNVICNLYLNIGSRWSIIAGQLPGRTDNDIKNYWNTRLKKKLLGRQRKEQQAQARRANSLKQEMKRESCEAFMVSGVMNQTPYWSAELPVAVPVMGSTQDPTLEDQAIRSLLIKLGGKFPDNQQPNTTNFQYPVDIISSSQDQLYVNSLSIPTSAAIVNSIDSTCTQFHNMFQRLESFPSELCELGYDNPPQLDGLEGLYGMEMVNASTGTSTSTSGESASWGDINSFVYPPLVSDHYEGCQQGLPQLRDSAFENLRYFAPPQ